Proteins from a single region of Haloterrigena alkaliphila:
- a CDS encoding heavy-metal-associated domain-containing protein, whose translation MSQTITVEGMSCEHCEQTVEEALEGVEGVESVAVDREAARATVEGDAEARTLVAAVDEAGYDASA comes from the coding sequence ATGAGTCAGACCATCACCGTCGAAGGCATGTCCTGCGAACACTGCGAGCAAACCGTCGAGGAGGCGCTCGAGGGCGTCGAAGGCGTCGAGTCAGTAGCTGTCGACCGGGAGGCGGCGCGGGCGACTGTCGAGGGCGACGCGGAGGCGCGAACGCTCGTCGCTGCCGTCGACGAGGCCGGATACGACGCGTCGGCGTGA